In Panthera leo isolate Ple1 chromosome F3, P.leo_Ple1_pat1.1, whole genome shotgun sequence, one genomic interval encodes:
- the PIGC gene encoding phosphatidylinositol N-acetylglucosaminyltransferase subunit C, whose amino-acid sequence MGTQPVADTEEAKWQKVLYERQPFPDNYVDRRFLEELRKNIHARKYQYWAVVFESSVVIQQLCSVCVFVVIWWYMDEGLLAPQWLFGTGLASSLIGYVLFDLIDGGEGRKKSGRTRWADLKSALVFVTFTYGFSPVLKTLTESVSTDTIYAMSVFMLLGHLIFFDYGANAAIVSSTLSLNMAIFASVCLASRLPRSLHAFIMVTFAIQIFALWPMLQKKLKACTPRSYVGVTLLFAFSALGGLLSISAVGAILFALLLFSISCLCPFYLIRLQLFKENIHGPWDEAEIKEDLSRFLS is encoded by the coding sequence ATGGGGACCCAGCCTGTAGCTGACACTGAGGAGGCCAAGTGGCAGAAGGTCCTGTACGAGCGACAGCCGTTTCCCGATAACTACGTGGACCGGCGTTTCCTGGAAGAGCTCCGGAAAAACATCCACGCCCGGAAGTACCAGTACTGGGCCGTGGTGTTCGAGTCGAGCGTGGTGATACAGCAGCTGTGCAGCGTCTGTGTGTTTGTGGTCATCTGGTGGTATATGGATGAGGGCCTTCTGGCCCCCCAGTGGCTCTTTGGGACCGGCCTGGCCTCTTCACTGATTGGCTATGTTTTGTTCGATCTCATTGACGGAGGTGAAGGACGGAAGAAGAGTGGGCGGACCCGGTGGGCTGACTTGAAGAGCGCCCTGGTTTTCGTTACTTTCACCTACGGTTTTTCCCCAGTGCTGAAGACCCTGACGGAGTCTGTCAGCACTGACACCATCTATGCCATGTCAGTCTTCATGCTTTTGGGCCACCTCATTTTCTTCGACTATGGCGCCAATGCTGCCATTGTATCCAGCACGCTGTCCTTGAACATGGCCATCTTTGCTTCTGTCTGCCTTGCCTCGCGCCTGCCCCGTTCCCTGCATGCCTTCATCATGGTGACTTTTGCCATCCAGATTTTTGCCCTGTGGCCCATGTTGCAGAAGAAACTGAAGGCATGTACTCCCCGTAGCTATGTGGGTGTCACGCTGCTTTTTGCATTTTCAGCCTTGGGAGGCCTACTGTCCATTAGTGCTGTGGGAGCCATCCTCTTTGCCCTTCTGCTGTTTTCCATCTCTTGTCTCTGCCCTTTCTACCTCATTCGCCtgcagctttttaaagaaaacattcatgGGCCTTGGGATGAGGCTGAAATCAAAGAAGACTTGTCCAGGTTTCTCAGCTGA